From one Pirellulales bacterium genomic stretch:
- a CDS encoding DUF1080 domain-containing protein, giving the protein MNNRLGGFFWVAFCGLMGGSLAAHVPISFGADATEKGQAIALFDGKTFNGWEGDLKVFRIEDGAIVGGSLKATLPRNEFLATTKEYGDFELRLKVKLTGATSANGGIQIRSRRLPNNSEMIGYQADMGQQYWGSLYDESRRRKTLIGPDADELKKVLKLNDWNDYVIRCEGRHIQLWLNGLKTVDYTEPDEKLEQKGLIGLQIHSGPASEAWYKDLVIREF; this is encoded by the coding sequence ATGAACAATCGATTGGGCGGATTCTTTTGGGTTGCCTTTTGCGGATTGATGGGTGGCTCGTTGGCGGCTCACGTTCCGATTAGTTTCGGCGCCGATGCGACCGAGAAGGGCCAAGCGATCGCGCTGTTCGATGGCAAAACGTTCAATGGCTGGGAAGGGGATTTGAAGGTGTTCCGGATCGAGGACGGGGCGATCGTCGGCGGGTCGTTGAAAGCGACACTGCCGCGAAATGAGTTTCTCGCCACGACGAAAGAGTACGGCGATTTTGAATTGCGGCTGAAGGTGAAATTGACCGGCGCGACCTCGGCCAATGGCGGAATCCAAATTCGTAGCCGCCGCCTGCCGAACAATAGTGAAATGATTGGCTACCAAGCCGACATGGGCCAGCAGTATTGGGGCAGCTTGTACGACGAATCGAGGCGAAGGAAGACTTTGATCGGGCCGGACGCCGATGAACTCAAGAAGGTGCTCAAGCTCAACGATTGGAACGACTACGTGATCCGCTGCGAGGGCCGGCACATCCAGCTTTGGCTCAACGGCCTGAAGACGGTCGATTACACCGAGCCGGACGAAAAACTGGAACAGAAAGGATTGATCGGCCTGCAAATCCACAGCGGCCCCGCCAGCGAAGCGTGGTATAAGGACCTAGTGATTCGCGAGTTTTAG
- the ilvD gene encoding dihydroxy-acid dehydratase, whose amino-acid sequence MAAQLNKYSSRITQPKSQGASQAMLYATGMSEADMQKPQVGIASMWYDGNSCNMHLNRLADLAKEGVVAAGMVGMRFNTIGVSDGISMGTDGMSYSLQSRDLIADSIETVMQAQWYDANISLPGCDKNMPGCLIAMGRLNRPSLMIYGGTIRAGHLDGETLDIVSAFQCYGEYIAGRMDDWKRQDIVRHACPGAGACGGMYTANTMASAIEALGMSLPYSSSTPAEDPKKLDECFRSGAAIRNLLERDIKPSDIMTRRAFENAMTVVMAVGGSTNAVLHLIAMARAVGVPLGIDDFQNTSDRVPFLADLKPSGRFVQEDLQQIGGIPGVMKYLLEKGYLDGGCLTVTGRTLAENLADLPGLTPGQKIIHQVEDPIKPTGHIRILRGNLAPDGAVAKITGKEGTRFAGPARVYDSEEAMLAALEKNEIRKGDVVVIRFEGPKGGPGMPEMLTPTSAIMGAGLGNEVALLTDGRFSGGSHGFIVGHITPEAQEGGPLALVRNGDTIVIDAAKSLLEVELSADEISRRRAAWNAPPYKATRGTLYKYIKNVKNASEGCVTDE is encoded by the coding sequence ATGGCCGCCCAATTGAATAAGTACAGTTCCCGAATCACCCAGCCGAAGTCGCAGGGGGCCTCGCAAGCCATGCTCTACGCCACCGGTATGAGCGAAGCCGACATGCAAAAGCCGCAGGTCGGCATCGCTAGCATGTGGTACGACGGCAACTCCTGCAACATGCACCTGAACCGGCTCGCCGATCTCGCGAAAGAAGGCGTCGTCGCGGCTGGGATGGTCGGGATGCGGTTCAACACGATCGGCGTGAGCGACGGGATCTCGATGGGAACCGACGGAATGAGCTATTCGCTCCAATCGCGCGATTTGATCGCCGATTCGATCGAGACCGTGATGCAGGCCCAATGGTACGACGCGAACATTTCGCTCCCCGGTTGCGATAAGAACATGCCTGGCTGCCTGATTGCGATGGGGCGGCTCAATCGGCCCTCGCTGATGATCTATGGGGGCACGATCCGCGCCGGGCATCTTGACGGTGAGACGCTCGATATCGTCTCCGCCTTTCAATGCTATGGTGAATACATTGCCGGCCGCATGGACGACTGGAAGCGGCAGGACATCGTCCGTCATGCTTGCCCTGGCGCGGGCGCTTGCGGCGGAATGTACACGGCCAACACGATGGCCTCGGCGATCGAGGCCCTGGGGATGAGTCTGCCCTACAGTTCCTCGACGCCTGCCGAGGATCCGAAGAAGCTCGACGAATGCTTTCGCTCCGGCGCCGCGATCCGCAATCTGCTCGAGCGCGACATCAAGCCGAGCGACATCATGACCCGCCGGGCATTCGAAAACGCGATGACCGTCGTGATGGCCGTCGGCGGCTCGACGAATGCCGTGCTGCACTTGATCGCGATGGCCCGAGCCGTCGGCGTGCCCCTCGGGATCGACGACTTCCAGAATACGAGCGATCGCGTCCCATTTCTGGCCGATCTGAAGCCGAGCGGCCGGTTCGTGCAAGAAGATCTGCAACAGATCGGCGGGATTCCCGGCGTGATGAAGTATCTGCTCGAGAAGGGCTATCTCGACGGCGGCTGCCTGACGGTGACCGGCCGAACCCTGGCCGAGAATCTAGCCGACCTGCCGGGGTTGACGCCGGGGCAGAAGATCATCCATCAGGTCGAGGATCCGATCAAGCCGACCGGGCACATCCGCATCCTCCGCGGCAATCTCGCGCCGGACGGAGCGGTTGCAAAAATCACGGGCAAGGAAGGAACGCGATTCGCCGGGCCGGCACGAGTCTACGACTCGGAGGAAGCGATGCTCGCCGCGCTCGAGAAAAACGAGATACGCAAGGGAGACGTGGTCGTGATCCGCTTCGAGGGTCCGAAAGGCGGCCCCGGAATGCCCGAGATGCTCACGCCCACCTCGGCCATCATGGGCGCGGGGTTGGGTAACGAAGTCGCGCTATTGACCGACGGGCGGTTTTCGGGTGGATCGCACGGATTCATCGTCGGCCACATCACTCCGGAGGCCCAGGAAGGCGGCCCATTGGCGCTCGTGCGAAACGGCGACACGATCGTGATCGATGCGGCCAAGAGCCTGTTAGAAGTTGAGCTGAGCGCCGACGAAATATCCCGCCGCCGCGCTGCCTGGAATGCCCCGCCCTACAAGGCGACGCGCGGTACGCTGTACAAGTACATCAAGAACGTCAAGAACGCCTCGGAAGGTTGCGTTACTGACGAATGA
- a CDS encoding NAD(P)/FAD-dependent oxidoreductase, with the protein MPSSDSTDVVVIGGGPAGSTASTLIAEHGLQVQLFERERFPRFHIGESLIPETYWVLKRLGMLPKMKASHFVKKYSVQFVNQHGKLSEPFYFMEHKPHECSQTWQVVRSEFDAMLLDNAAEHGVKVHQGTRVLEVLFEGDRAVGVKVADESGAEREVRAKVVVDTSGQSSMLINRFQLKVPDPKLNKGAVWTYFEGAYRDSGRDEGATLVLQVKDKKGWFWYIPLHDNIVSVGVVASFDYLFKNRGDHETIYNEELDRCPAVKERVSIGRRASRFYATKDYSYRASRAAGDGWVLAGDAFGFLDPLYSSGVLLALKSGELAADAVAEGIAKGDTSAAQLGKWMPDFVKGMDRMRRLVCEYYDGFSFGRFVRRYPHLKGLLTDLLIGDLFKDELDQVIEPMDAVRAEMALAD; encoded by the coding sequence ATGCCTTCTTCAGATTCCACCGACGTCGTTGTCATTGGCGGCGGGCCGGCTGGTTCCACCGCTTCGACTCTCATCGCCGAGCATGGGCTTCAGGTGCAGCTTTTCGAGCGCGAGCGGTTCCCGCGATTTCATATTGGCGAATCGCTGATCCCCGAGACGTATTGGGTGCTCAAGCGGCTGGGAATGCTGCCGAAAATGAAGGCCAGCCATTTCGTCAAGAAATACAGCGTGCAGTTTGTTAATCAGCACGGCAAGCTCTCCGAGCCGTTCTATTTCATGGAGCACAAGCCGCACGAGTGCTCGCAAACTTGGCAAGTGGTCCGCAGCGAGTTCGACGCCATGCTGCTCGACAACGCGGCGGAGCACGGCGTGAAGGTTCACCAGGGAACGCGGGTGTTGGAGGTGTTGTTCGAGGGAGATCGGGCCGTCGGCGTCAAAGTCGCGGATGAAAGCGGCGCGGAGCGCGAGGTCCGCGCGAAGGTCGTGGTCGATACGAGCGGACAGAGTTCGATGCTCATCAATCGTTTCCAACTTAAAGTGCCCGATCCCAAATTGAACAAGGGGGCCGTGTGGACCTATTTTGAAGGGGCCTATCGCGATTCGGGGCGCGACGAAGGAGCCACGCTCGTCCTGCAAGTGAAAGACAAGAAGGGCTGGTTCTGGTATATCCCGCTGCACGACAACATCGTCAGCGTCGGCGTAGTGGCGTCGTTCGATTATCTATTCAAAAATCGCGGCGATCATGAGACGATTTACAACGAGGAACTCGACCGCTGTCCAGCCGTGAAAGAGCGCGTGTCGATCGGTCGCCGGGCCTCGCGATTTTACGCCACCAAGGATTATTCCTACCGAGCCAGCCGCGCGGCGGGAGACGGCTGGGTGTTGGCCGGTGATGCGTTCGGCTTTCTCGATCCGCTGTATTCGTCCGGAGTTCTCTTGGCGCTGAAATCGGGTGAGTTGGCGGCCGACGCGGTTGCCGAAGGGATCGCCAAGGGAGACACTTCCGCCGCGCAATTGGGCAAATGGATGCCGGATTTCGTCAAGGGAATGGACCGCATGCGGCGGCTGGTCTGCGAATACTACGATGGCTTCAGCTTCGGCCGCTTTGTCCGCCGTTATCCGCACCTCAAGGGCTTGCTCACCGATCTGTTGATCGGAGATCTGTTCAAGGACGAACTGGACCAAGTGATCGAGCCGATGGACGCAGTTCGCGCCGAAATGGCGCTGGCGGATTAG
- a CDS encoding PQQ-binding-like beta-propeller repeat protein translates to MRRILTIVAVLAMIVSAEQSIRGADVPDLGTRKQGVDWPRFLGPTGDSKSPERGILTQWPEQGPRLVWQMRLAMGYCMPAISRGRLYVFDRTVHDARLRCVESETAKPLWEFTYPTDYQDMYDYDGGPRASPIVDDDRVYIFGPDGMLNCLSVVDGKRLWSVDTAKQFHVVQNFFGVGSTPAIEGDLLIVQIGGSPASADPDSAPRIDQAKGDGSAVVAFDKRTGKVKYRFSDELASYSSPTLAAIGGRRWCFVFARGGLIGFDPLTGKQDFHYPWRAKLLESVNASSPVVVDDTVFISECYQVGSSLLRVHPGGYDVVWRDPPGIRDEKAMKLHWNTPIYVDGFLYGSSGRQPDSADLRCIEFATGKVKWSEPDLTRTSLLHVDGHFVCLTEAGQLLLVRANPEKFDPVAKAVLMTKDEPIGGVDFPDRKLLTYPCWAAPILSHGLLYVRGKDRLACVELIPSK, encoded by the coding sequence ATGCGCAGGATTCTGACGATCGTTGCGGTCCTGGCCATGATCGTTTCGGCGGAGCAATCGATCCGCGGGGCGGATGTGCCGGATTTGGGAACTCGCAAGCAAGGGGTCGATTGGCCGCGGTTCCTCGGGCCGACCGGCGACAGCAAATCGCCGGAGCGCGGCATTCTGACGCAATGGCCCGAGCAGGGGCCGCGTTTGGTTTGGCAGATGCGCCTGGCGATGGGCTACTGCATGCCGGCGATCAGCCGCGGCCGGCTGTACGTGTTCGATCGCACGGTGCACGACGCCCGGCTGCGGTGCGTCGAGAGCGAGACGGCCAAACCCCTCTGGGAGTTCACCTATCCCACGGATTACCAGGATATGTACGACTACGATGGCGGACCGCGCGCCTCGCCGATCGTGGATGACGACCGCGTGTACATCTTTGGCCCTGACGGGATGCTCAATTGCCTGAGCGTCGTCGACGGCAAGCGATTGTGGAGTGTCGATACGGCGAAGCAGTTTCACGTGGTGCAGAATTTCTTCGGTGTCGGCAGCACGCCAGCGATCGAAGGCGACCTGCTGATCGTGCAGATCGGCGGCAGCCCGGCGAGCGCAGATCCCGATTCCGCGCCGCGAATCGATCAAGCGAAGGGAGATGGAAGCGCCGTGGTCGCGTTCGACAAGCGGACAGGCAAAGTGAAATACCGGTTCAGCGACGAGCTGGCTTCCTACTCCAGCCCCACGCTAGCGGCCATCGGTGGCCGGCGGTGGTGCTTCGTCTTCGCCCGCGGCGGCCTGATCGGCTTCGATCCGCTGACTGGCAAGCAGGATTTCCATTATCCGTGGCGAGCAAAGCTGCTCGAAAGCGTCAACGCGAGCAGCCCCGTGGTGGTCGACGACACTGTGTTCATCTCCGAGTGCTATCAGGTTGGCAGCTCGCTGTTGCGTGTGCATCCGGGCGGCTACGACGTGGTGTGGCGCGATCCACCCGGAATCCGCGACGAGAAAGCGATGAAGCTGCACTGGAACACGCCGATTTACGTCGACGGCTTTCTGTACGGCTCCAGCGGCCGGCAGCCCGACAGCGCCGATCTGCGCTGTATTGAGTTTGCGACCGGAAAGGTGAAATGGAGCGAGCCGGATCTGACCCGCACTTCGCTCCTCCACGTCGATGGCCACTTTGTCTGCCTCACCGAGGCTGGGCAGTTGCTCTTGGTCCGCGCGAATCCGGAGAAATTCGATCCGGTGGCGAAAGCGGTGCTCATGACCAAAGACGAGCCGATCGGAGGCGTCGATTTCCCAGATCGAAAACTCCTCACCTACCCGTGCTGGGCCGCCCCAATCCTGTCGCACGGCTTGCTCTACGTTCGCGGCAAGGATCGCCTGGCCTGCGTGGAACTGATCCCGAGCAAGTAA
- the arfB gene encoding alternative ribosome rescue aminoacyl-tRNA hydrolase ArfB yields the protein MLVIEPNIRVPLAEFEFTFVRSAGPGGQNVNKVNTKAVLRWPVAASPSLPDAVRSRFTTKYGNRLTGAGELVLSSQRFRDQSRNRADCLEKVEQMLASVATAPKKRKRTRPTLASRERRLVEKRHRSEHKQLRRNRPDD from the coding sequence ATGCTTGTCATCGAACCCAACATTCGCGTTCCGCTCGCCGAGTTCGAGTTCACATTCGTTCGCAGCGCCGGTCCCGGCGGACAGAACGTGAACAAGGTGAATACGAAGGCAGTGCTGCGCTGGCCGGTGGCCGCCAGCCCGAGCCTGCCCGACGCAGTGCGCAGCCGATTCACCACAAAGTACGGCAATCGGCTGACCGGTGCGGGGGAACTCGTCCTCAGCAGTCAGCGATTCCGCGATCAAAGCCGCAACCGCGCCGATTGCTTGGAGAAAGTCGAGCAAATGTTGGCCAGCGTTGCGACCGCGCCCAAGAAGCGCAAGCGCACGCGGCCTACTTTGGCCAGTCGCGAGCGGCGGCTCGTCGAAAAGCGCCACCGCTCCGAGCACAAGCAACTCCGTCGCAACCGACCAGACGATTAG
- the aroE gene encoding shikimate dehydrogenase, translating to MSNASLQQIVALFGYPVAGNPTQYVMEKAFARAGLDWRYLTFEVAPEKLADAVRGMRAMGFRGGNLTMPHKVAIVPLLDDLTESARLMGAVNCWKRQNDRLIGENTDGKGFLQSLRTLVDPAGKRFVVLGAGGAARAIAVELGLAGAAEVVVVNRSIDRGQELANLLNDKVHVPARFVVWDGNFHLPEATDVLVNATSIGIGDPQARAPIALDTLRPRLIVADVIVNPSESRLLREAKAQECRTLDGMGMLVNQAAIAFRIWTGLEPDTDLMRDAVEEFLS from the coding sequence GTGTCCAACGCATCGCTGCAACAGATCGTCGCCTTGTTTGGCTATCCCGTCGCGGGGAATCCGACGCAGTATGTGATGGAGAAAGCATTCGCGAGGGCCGGGCTGGACTGGCGGTATCTGACGTTCGAGGTCGCCCCTGAGAAGCTGGCCGACGCGGTGCGCGGAATGCGGGCGATGGGGTTTCGCGGCGGGAATCTAACGATGCCGCACAAGGTGGCCATTGTCCCGCTGCTCGACGATCTCACCGAGTCTGCCCGCTTAATGGGGGCGGTCAATTGCTGGAAGCGGCAGAACGACCGGCTCATCGGCGAAAACACCGACGGCAAGGGTTTCTTGCAAAGTCTGCGGACGCTCGTCGATCCGGCTGGAAAACGATTCGTGGTTCTTGGAGCGGGCGGGGCGGCGCGGGCGATTGCGGTCGAGCTTGGCCTGGCCGGTGCGGCCGAGGTCGTGGTGGTCAATCGCAGTATCGACCGCGGACAGGAGTTGGCCAACCTGCTGAACGATAAAGTCCATGTGCCGGCCCGTTTCGTCGTTTGGGACGGGAACTTTCATCTGCCGGAAGCGACCGACGTGCTCGTGAACGCCACGTCGATCGGCATTGGCGATCCGCAAGCGCGGGCGCCGATTGCGCTCGATACGCTGCGCCCTCGCCTGATCGTCGCTGATGTGATTGTCAACCCGTCGGAATCGCGGCTCTTGCGGGAGGCGAAGGCCCAGGAATGCCGCACACTGGACGGCATGGGGATGCTCGTGAACCAAGCGGCGATCGCGTTTCGGATTTGGACAGGTCTGGAACCGGACACGGACTTGATGCGCGATGCCGTCGAGGAGTTCTTGAGCTAA
- a CDS encoding class I SAM-dependent methyltransferase — MPIRDHNRRAWDSLVRQRQRFTRPADDAEFANPLAAVDGGGWLGSSIVGRRVLCLAAGGGRQSALYAAAGAIVTVVDLSAEMLALDRQVAAERGLDVHTVETSMDNLSMLSAGSFDIVIHPVSTCYVPDIAAVYREVARVTAAGGLYVSQHKQPTSLQADTSPSANGYELIEPYYRAGPLPAVDGSPHREPGTLEFLHRWEELLGGLCRAGFVIEDVIEPLHGDAQAPVGAFAHRSRYVAPYVRIKARRIGAPPTSHSTAKLWTP; from the coding sequence TTGCCCATTCGCGATCACAACCGCCGCGCCTGGGACTCGCTGGTTCGCCAGCGGCAGCGATTCACGCGCCCGGCGGACGACGCCGAATTCGCCAATCCGTTGGCCGCGGTGGATGGCGGCGGCTGGCTCGGATCGAGCATCGTCGGGCGGCGCGTGCTTTGCCTCGCGGCCGGCGGCGGGCGACAGAGCGCCCTCTACGCCGCGGCCGGCGCGATCGTGACGGTCGTCGATCTCAGTGCTGAGATGCTTGCGCTCGACCGCCAAGTGGCCGCGGAGAGGGGTTTGGATGTCCACACCGTCGAGACCTCGATGGATAACCTCTCGATGCTCTCCGCCGGCAGCTTCGACATCGTGATCCATCCGGTGAGCACTTGTTATGTGCCGGACATCGCGGCCGTGTATCGTGAAGTCGCCCGCGTGACCGCCGCCGGTGGGCTATACGTCAGCCAGCATAAACAGCCAACAAGCCTGCAAGCCGATACGTCCCCTTCGGCCAATGGCTACGAACTCATCGAGCCATATTATCGTGCTGGTCCTTTGCCGGCGGTCGATGGCAGCCCGCACCGCGAGCCGGGTACGCTCGAATTCCTTCACCGCTGGGAAGAGCTGCTCGGCGGTCTCTGCCGTGCCGGCTTCGTGATCGAAGACGTGATCGAACCGCTCCACGGCGATGCACAAGCGCCGGTTGGCGCCTTCGCTCACCGCAGCCGCTACGTCGCGCCGTACGTGAGAATCAAAGCACGGCGAATCGGCGCGCCGCCGACGTCTCATTCAACCGCCAAATTGTGGACGCCGTAA
- a CDS encoding autotransporter-associated beta strand repeat-containing protein — MKKTTLLRTIHGAICVASALLLIRSTAAQSLPTPVTTITTFPPAAADAFATSMRFGPDGLIYAWDGTNVWKQSGVNVDSFGSTPLGTVPSSGADTGPINFSRDGKTILIGNGAGGNDFSGNSNGLLYAMPASGGAATMVGTVTYHQDFIPVPAASTIPTSNTKFLVDIGHSDFATSEVDLFDYTTGKATPIVQNIPGASSSIALDSANRLYVGIGFGSRQGEIRRFALPLIDLASSAKPLNWTNGQLFNSVDNNGGAGMFFDARGNLFTGGPNGVAVFDKSGASQVYGTGTSTFPVVSYNAANNQFALTLGGFNDPMHLGSSPLIYRAADFNVPAPSTATWNEDADGNWSDGSRWDHGAAPNGVDQQAVFGNAITAPRTVTLDLPVTLGTLSMDSSQKYTVSGASALTMQVSAAIAAINVTGGGHEIATPVVLASDTDITLQNASDTLTVSGPVSGGGTLSKEGNGSLTITGPNTYAGNTAIDGGRLRFQIASGVAIVGAEATVTIAPGATLELAGAVSALGAAGGNRARVINDSAAPGLIVSGTNQAVGGIDGAGATMVNGGSDLSADHINQTALVIGGSATSFARLTIAPSDASGNPLDAGASAMILANSLTPMSPFGEGIDLTPAIAEPKAARAFDGVSLTSVPGVGMNPVTVPEPSSCALLILAIVALLAGTKCHTSISDI; from the coding sequence ATGAAAAAAACGACACTTCTCCGCACGATTCACGGCGCGATCTGCGTCGCGTCCGCGCTGCTTTTGATTCGCTCGACCGCGGCCCAATCTTTGCCGACTCCCGTCACGACGATCACTACGTTTCCGCCGGCGGCCGCGGACGCGTTCGCGACCAGCATGCGGTTCGGTCCGGACGGCCTGATCTACGCTTGGGACGGTACGAACGTCTGGAAGCAGAGCGGCGTGAACGTCGATAGCTTCGGCTCGACGCCGCTGGGTACCGTGCCGTCCAGCGGTGCGGATACCGGCCCAATCAATTTCTCGCGGGATGGCAAGACAATCTTGATCGGCAACGGCGCGGGCGGAAACGACTTCAGTGGCAATAGTAACGGCTTGCTCTACGCCATGCCGGCCTCCGGCGGCGCCGCCACGATGGTCGGCACGGTGACCTATCATCAGGATTTCATCCCGGTCCCAGCGGCATCGACGATCCCGACGTCCAATACCAAATTCCTCGTTGATATTGGCCATTCAGATTTCGCCACTAGCGAAGTCGATCTGTTTGACTACACGACGGGAAAGGCGACGCCGATCGTTCAGAATATTCCCGGCGCCAGCTCGTCGATCGCGCTCGATTCCGCCAATCGGCTGTACGTCGGTATCGGCTTTGGCTCGCGGCAAGGAGAGATTCGACGCTTTGCCTTGCCGCTCATCGATTTGGCATCGTCCGCCAAGCCCCTCAATTGGACGAACGGCCAGCTTTTCAATTCGGTTGACAACAACGGCGGAGCAGGAATGTTCTTCGACGCCCGCGGCAATCTGTTCACCGGCGGGCCGAACGGCGTGGCGGTGTTCGACAAGAGCGGCGCCAGCCAGGTTTACGGCACGGGAACGAGTACCTTCCCGGTCGTGTCGTACAACGCGGCGAACAATCAATTCGCGCTGACCCTCGGCGGATTCAATGATCCGATGCATCTAGGCTCCAGCCCGTTGATCTATCGCGCGGCGGATTTCAATGTACCCGCGCCATCCACCGCCACTTGGAACGAAGACGCCGACGGCAACTGGTCCGACGGTTCTCGCTGGGATCACGGCGCGGCGCCTAACGGCGTCGATCAGCAGGCGGTGTTCGGCAATGCCATCACGGCGCCGCGAACTGTCACGCTCGACCTACCAGTCACGCTCGGAACACTGTCGATGGATAGCTCGCAGAAATACACAGTGAGCGGTGCGAGCGCATTGACGATGCAAGTGAGTGCCGCGATCGCGGCGATCAACGTGACCGGCGGCGGCCACGAGATTGCGACACCGGTAGTGCTGGCCAGCGACACCGATATCACGCTGCAAAACGCGTCCGACACGCTCACGGTCAGTGGGCCTGTCAGCGGCGGCGGGACCCTGAGCAAGGAAGGAAATGGGTCGCTCACGATCACCGGCCCGAACACATATGCCGGCAATACGGCGATTGACGGCGGGCGGCTCCGTTTTCAAATCGCCTCCGGAGTTGCGATAGTCGGCGCGGAAGCCACCGTCACGATCGCCCCTGGCGCGACGCTCGAATTGGCCGGCGCCGTCTCGGCGCTCGGCGCCGCAGGCGGAAATCGCGCTCGTGTCATCAACGATAGTGCGGCGCCGGGGCTGATTGTCTCGGGCACGAATCAAGCGGTCGGCGGGATTGACGGCGCGGGGGCTACGATGGTGAACGGCGGCAGCGATCTATCGGCCGATCACATCAATCAAACCGCGCTAGTAATCGGCGGCAGCGCGACGAGCTTCGCCCGATTAACAATCGCTCCGTCCGATGCCTCGGGTAATCCGCTGGATGCTGGTGCATCGGCCATGATTCTCGCCAATTCTCTCACGCCGATGTCCCCGTTCGGCGAAGGCATTGACTTGACCCCGGCGATCGCCGAACCTAAAGCAGCGCGTGCGTTCGATGGCGTTTCGTTGACAAGCGTTCCCGGGGTCGGAATGAATCCTGTCACCGTTCCGGAGCCGTCGTCGTGCGCGTTGCTGATACTCGCGATCGTGGCACTTCTGGCGGGGACAAAGTGCCACACTTCAATATCCGACATCTGA
- a CDS encoding DUF1559 domain-containing protein, protein MNRDHRSRHTPSAVGQFSCAIPGIALPAPRHAIRGTLRHTECACYFTRPAFTLIELLVVIAIIGLLVALLLPAIQASRESARRTACASNLRQIGIGLLNHHSAHGHFPSGSLDHRTARNRNGRQIAWSVFLLPYIEEQSIWKLFQTTLAYDAPENLPATRHVVLTYACPSTCRLAPYRIGNLTGDRTGVGLDKATDWMGTTDYGGMFGWTGTGYPWINGTGNGVMVWESPISIKQISGGTSHSIIVGEDTGRDWTATENGEWADGANIFDQTGPINFRQSDEMWSDHPGGAQVIFCDGSVHFLSDQVSTAVLAPLCTRAGGDPALLSRF, encoded by the coding sequence ATGAACCGCGATCATCGTAGCAGGCACACTCCGAGTGCCGTCGGCCAGTTTTCCTGCGCGATCCCCGGGATCGCCCTGCCCGCCCCTCGCCACGCCATTCGCGGCACGCTGCGACACACGGAGTGTGCCTGTTACTTCACGCGCCCGGCATTCACTCTGATCGAACTATTGGTGGTGATCGCGATCATCGGCTTGCTCGTCGCTCTGTTGCTGCCGGCGATTCAAGCGTCGCGGGAATCGGCTCGACGGACGGCTTGCGCGAGCAATCTGCGGCAGATCGGCATCGGGCTGTTGAACCACCACAGCGCCCACGGGCATTTTCCCTCCGGTTCGCTCGATCACAGAACGGCGCGCAATCGCAACGGCCGCCAGATCGCTTGGAGCGTGTTCCTGCTCCCATACATCGAAGAGCAAAGCATCTGGAAGCTGTTTCAAACCACTCTCGCTTACGACGCCCCTGAGAATCTGCCAGCCACGCGCCACGTGGTTCTGACGTATGCCTGTCCCAGCACTTGCCGTCTGGCCCCCTATCGCATCGGCAATCTCACCGGCGACCGAACCGGCGTCGGCTTAGACAAGGCGACCGATTGGATGGGCACGACCGATTACGGCGGCATGTTTGGTTGGACCGGGACGGGTTATCCGTGGATCAACGGAACCGGCAACGGAGTCATGGTCTGGGAATCCCCGATCAGCATCAAGCAGATTTCCGGCGGCACGTCGCATTCCATCATCGTGGGCGAGGATACGGGCCGCGATTGGACCGCGACAGAGAACGGCGAATGGGCCGATGGCGCCAATATCTTCGATCAGACCGGCCCGATCAATTTCCGACAGTCTGACGAGATGTGGAGCGATCATCCGGGCGGCGCGCAAGTGATCTTTTGCGACGGCTCGGTTCATTTTCTGAGCGATCAGGTTTCAACGGCGGTGCTTGCGCCGCTCTGCACTCGCGCCGGTGGCGATCCGGCCTTGCTGTCGAGGTTTTGA